In Bacteriovorax stolpii, a single genomic region encodes these proteins:
- a CDS encoding glycosyltransferase family 2 protein: MTYDLSVCIPAYNSAKTIGLLVEAIFKELSSLKIEVVIVNDSSQDQTESVCLDIVNKYEAVKFYSLRKNFGENNAVMCALNHATAPFAVIIDDDFQNPPHEIIKLYQAIQKGYDVVFSDFIKKNHGWFRNSASWLNNLILTYLINKPYDLYFSTFIIMNRETINEVIKYKGAFPYIQGLVLRSTNNYGQVLVEHKERQEGRSNYTIRKLVNLWLNILINFSSKPLRLMTLFGGVTFLVSTFVLIVLTVLGIGGWASFICALFLLFSIQSIFLGIIGEYIGKLYMDHNGTPQYVLKSQK, from the coding sequence ATGACATACGATCTTTCGGTTTGTATTCCGGCCTACAATAGCGCGAAGACCATTGGTCTTTTGGTAGAAGCTATTTTTAAAGAGCTGAGTTCTTTAAAAATTGAAGTCGTAATCGTTAATGATTCCAGCCAAGATCAAACTGAGTCAGTTTGTTTGGATATTGTTAATAAGTATGAAGCTGTTAAATTTTATTCGTTAAGAAAGAATTTTGGTGAAAATAATGCCGTGATGTGTGCTCTTAATCATGCCACAGCTCCATTTGCCGTGATTATAGATGATGATTTTCAAAACCCGCCTCATGAAATTATTAAGCTCTATCAAGCTATTCAAAAAGGCTACGATGTGGTTTTTTCTGATTTTATTAAAAAGAATCATGGATGGTTTAGAAACTCGGCCAGCTGGTTAAACAACCTGATACTGACTTATTTAATTAATAAACCATATGACCTGTATTTTTCAACATTCATAATTATGAATAGAGAAACGATTAATGAAGTGATCAAGTACAAAGGAGCCTTTCCCTATATTCAAGGACTAGTTTTGAGGTCAACTAACAATTACGGACAGGTTCTTGTTGAGCATAAAGAAAGGCAGGAAGGTCGCAGTAATTACACCATTAGAAAACTTGTAAATTTATGGCTTAATATCTTGATCAATTTTTCATCAAAGCCTTTAAGGCTTATGACTTTGTTTGGTGGGGTTACTTTTCTAGTTTCGACTTTCGTTTTGATTGTTTTAACTGTTTTGGGAATCGGAGGATGGGCGAGTTTTATTTGTGCGCTCTTTTTACTTTTTTCTATCCAATCTATTTTCCTGGGGATCATTGGTGAATATATTGGAAAGCTTTATATGGATCACAACGGAACACCTCAATACGTGCTTAAGTCACAAAAATAA
- a CDS encoding DegT/DnrJ/EryC1/StrS family aminotransferase has product MLPAPLTNTSLYKYFSNRLPRFQFFYRTPKLYHSLLKLQSKDALARSKKTQDFEEAICKHFNSRHCLTTSSFRMGLYFSLKSLNLKEGDEILLSPITIPDTINAILLLKLRPIFVDMSLDDHCIDLALAEQQLTPKTRVLLATYLSGIVPNLQKIKDFTQKHNLLFIEDFSQNYEAHFDNKYLGTWGDISIGSLSSGKILSSAVGGIILTQSNEYAANIKKEIESFIHAPTRSVLSYYLKNCIFVETATLRPIYIFFTHSYLKVISILNGKGIVDFEHDPDHRNNIFFCSKPKLRTEFPKSFYTWLCNWQADMALGLLEEMKTNTNKRRHLAKTLFDHLSPEAKKFIPQNLFDYQQNSYYHFPINCFGKREEMRKNLFKNGIDNGSYGLNLCSEETIFHPHTKILKNARTIKYDTVFIPLNEKYSENHMRHIAMTLNEMTL; this is encoded by the coding sequence ATGTTGCCAGCACCATTAACCAATACTTCGCTCTATAAGTATTTTTCTAACCGCTTGCCGCGTTTTCAGTTCTTTTATAGAACTCCAAAACTTTATCATTCACTTCTCAAATTGCAGTCAAAAGATGCCCTCGCACGTTCAAAAAAGACGCAGGATTTTGAAGAAGCGATTTGTAAACATTTCAACTCGCGCCACTGCCTGACAACATCGTCTTTTCGCATGGGGCTTTACTTCTCCTTAAAGTCATTAAATCTTAAAGAAGGAGATGAAATTCTCCTCTCTCCCATTACAATCCCTGATACGATCAACGCTATTCTTCTTTTGAAGCTTAGACCTATTTTTGTAGACATGTCTTTAGACGACCACTGCATAGACCTTGCTTTGGCCGAACAACAGTTAACTCCTAAAACACGCGTGCTATTGGCAACGTATCTTTCCGGAATTGTCCCTAACTTGCAAAAGATTAAGGACTTTACTCAAAAACATAACCTGCTCTTTATTGAAGACTTCTCTCAGAATTATGAGGCACACTTTGATAATAAATACCTGGGAACTTGGGGCGATATAAGCATCGGCTCACTTTCCAGCGGAAAAATCCTTTCATCTGCGGTAGGTGGAATCATTCTCACTCAATCAAATGAATATGCGGCTAACATCAAAAAAGAAATTGAATCTTTTATTCATGCACCTACCAGAAGTGTTCTTAGTTATTATCTAAAAAATTGCATCTTCGTTGAGACTGCGACACTAAGGCCTATCTATATTTTCTTCACCCACAGCTATTTAAAAGTGATATCGATTCTCAATGGTAAAGGAATTGTCGATTTTGAGCATGACCCAGACCATAGAAACAATATCTTCTTTTGTTCAAAACCAAAACTTCGCACTGAATTTCCTAAAAGTTTTTACACATGGCTTTGTAACTGGCAGGCAGATATGGCCCTTGGCCTTTTAGAGGAAATGAAGACCAATACAAACAAAAGACGCCACTTGGCCAAAACACTTTTTGATCACCTTAGCCCAGAAGCTAAAAAGTTCATTCCTCAAAATCTTTTTGATTATCAACAAAACTCTTATTATCACTTCCCTATTAATTGTTTTGGGAAAAGAGAAGAAATGCGAAAAAATCTCTTTAAGAATGGAATTGATAATGGCAGTTATGGTTTAAATCTCTGCTCAGAAGAAACTATCTTTCACCCGCACACAAAAATATTGAAAAATGCCAGAACCATCAAATACGATACGGTGTTTATTCCTCTCAATGAAAAGTACTCTGAAAATCATATGCGCCATATCGCTATGACTTTAAACGAAATGACCCTCTAG
- a CDS encoding glycosyltransferase family 39 protein, with protein MHESYVYSGAMEGFFDVTHGHYGVSPWLVNYNAFGNYHPDHPLLHLLGKLLKDFLALFSIQLPGIKAVSSINTITGLMGGFFFYKIMKRFTKDQIFATLMTVVLMFTDIFWFGAKSGEGYTSGQCFNLLSMYLIFKYIEERKTSYIVYQAISLGVAMAFHSLFVFMLIPQFLIFWRADRKNILKVGSIIFAIIFAFGMAFYILPLYFYIGAKSLGEMIKVFLFYSDEMGVWTKSAYSLFSIVWGLILYPFVTGVYHLIYTVLEGYHAVWLFFRLVLIVIGYKALKMALRDKAHETRFMLCWFAIYFIFTSYILFLPYDITYWLFLMPAFIFILSFYFKKLKYRNAWALGLATLLFTGNFINDIYPKMIVNEDKYFFVDKISEEMKDESQMAIIIFDSFAETSYLNYFGIVWAIKHHPSFADKHIEIIVDNVELDRKLQELTKDGKKLFVLRNSPGEAEKVEPMNKAIADIGYKLVKKTELRHHFNEKLDKTSEFQHVEAWYDLGPVGQSWLMHLALYEKN; from the coding sequence ATGCATGAGTCTTATGTTTACTCTGGGGCCATGGAAGGATTTTTTGATGTGACACATGGGCATTATGGGGTAAGCCCTTGGTTGGTGAACTATAATGCTTTTGGAAACTATCACCCGGATCATCCACTTCTACACTTATTAGGGAAGCTTTTAAAAGACTTCCTTGCACTTTTCTCTATCCAATTACCTGGGATTAAAGCTGTTTCTTCTATTAATACCATCACCGGTCTTATGGGAGGATTCTTCTTTTATAAAATCATGAAGAGGTTCACCAAGGATCAGATTTTTGCCACCCTGATGACAGTGGTGTTGATGTTTACTGATATTTTTTGGTTTGGAGCAAAGTCAGGAGAAGGTTATACGTCGGGGCAGTGTTTCAACTTGCTGTCGATGTATTTAATCTTTAAATACATTGAAGAAAGAAAGACCTCTTACATTGTTTATCAGGCCATAAGCCTCGGTGTCGCAATGGCCTTTCACTCGTTGTTTGTTTTTATGCTCATTCCACAATTTTTAATTTTTTGGCGTGCTGATAGAAAGAATATTCTTAAAGTCGGAAGCATTATCTTCGCTATTATTTTTGCCTTTGGAATGGCATTTTATATTCTTCCACTTTATTTTTATATCGGGGCTAAAAGCTTGGGAGAAATGATCAAAGTTTTTCTGTTTTATAGTGATGAAATGGGCGTTTGGACTAAAAGTGCTTATAGTCTTTTTAGTATTGTATGGGGACTTATTCTTTATCCATTTGTGACTGGTGTTTACCATTTGATTTACACGGTGCTCGAAGGCTATCACGCTGTCTGGCTTTTTTTTAGACTTGTTCTTATTGTTATTGGATATAAGGCCTTAAAGATGGCACTAAGAGATAAGGCTCACGAAACGCGTTTTATGCTTTGTTGGTTTGCCATTTATTTCATTTTCACCAGCTATATTCTCTTTTTGCCTTATGACATCACTTATTGGCTTTTTTTGATGCCGGCCTTTATTTTTATACTCAGCTTTTACTTTAAAAAGCTTAAGTATCGCAATGCCTGGGCATTAGGACTAGCGACCTTGCTTTTTACAGGAAATTTCATTAATGATATTTATCCTAAAATGATAGTCAATGAAGATAAGTATTTCTTCGTTGATAAAATTTCAGAAGAAATGAAAGATGAATCACAAATGGCAATTATCATCTTTGATAGTTTCGCGGAGACGAGCTATTTAAATTATTTTGGAATCGTTTGGGCCATTAAACACCATCCATCCTTTGCGGATAAGCACATTGAAATCATTGTTGATAATGTGGAATTAGATCGCAAGCTTCAAGAACTCACTAAAGATGGTAAGAAGCTTTTTGTTTTAAGAAACTCACCAGGGGAAGCTGAAAAGGTTGAACCGATGAATAAAGCTATCGCAGATATCGGTTATAAACTTGTAAAAAAAACAGAACTTCGTCACCATTTTAATGAAAAACTCGATAAGACTTCAGAGTTTCAGCATGTCGAAGCGTGGTATGACTTAGGACCCGTTGGGCAGAGCTGGTTAATGCATTTGGCCCTGTACGAAAAAAACTAG
- a CDS encoding radical SAM protein gives MALTQDCNYRCTYCYAFFQRNEGHRMTKDVVFRFLADCAELGVKAITFTGDGESTLSPVFSDAVLEGKRLGLDMAAASHGEKFGPLDLEKILPALTYLRINISAATPERYAKIHGTSQQAFFRVKKNIEELVRIKRENNLTTTIGLQMVLMPENGEDIIPLADFAVEMGVDYLVIKHCSDDKDRTLGIDYSKYFELKDVLEAAQRRSNSVTQITAKMSKIMSQGKREYTKCFGPTLMLQISGTGLVAPCGDLFATDKKRFHIGNICEQSFKEIWHGEKFREVMEYIGSDEFNPQTQCGTLCLQHLVNTYLYDLKENNGPLLESSAQPPQHINFI, from the coding sequence ATGGCGCTGACTCAAGACTGCAATTACCGCTGTACCTACTGTTACGCCTTCTTTCAACGAAATGAAGGTCATCGCATGACTAAAGATGTTGTGTTTCGTTTTCTTGCCGACTGCGCTGAATTAGGTGTAAAGGCCATCACATTTACCGGAGATGGGGAAAGTACACTCTCACCTGTTTTTAGTGATGCTGTTCTTGAAGGAAAAAGGCTGGGTCTGGATATGGCCGCAGCTTCTCATGGTGAAAAGTTTGGACCTCTGGATTTAGAAAAAATTCTTCCTGCGCTCACTTATTTGCGCATCAATATCTCCGCTGCCACTCCTGAGCGTTATGCCAAAATTCACGGGACCAGCCAGCAAGCTTTCTTTAGAGTGAAAAAGAATATTGAAGAGCTTGTGCGCATTAAAAGAGAAAATAACCTCACAACAACTATCGGTCTGCAGATGGTGCTCATGCCAGAAAATGGTGAAGACATTATTCCTCTTGCCGATTTTGCTGTCGAAATGGGAGTGGATTATTTAGTTATCAAACACTGCTCTGATGACAAGGACCGCACACTTGGAATCGACTACAGCAAATATTTTGAGTTAAAAGATGTTCTAGAAGCGGCCCAAAGACGCTCAAATTCTGTCACTCAAATCACTGCAAAAATGTCCAAAATAATGAGTCAGGGAAAACGTGAATACACAAAGTGTTTTGGCCCGACTCTCATGCTCCAAATTTCAGGAACAGGACTTGTCGCCCCATGTGGAGACCTCTTTGCGACTGATAAAAAACGCTTTCACATTGGAAACATCTGCGAGCAGTCTTTTAAAGAAATCTGGCATGGAGAGAAATTTCGCGAAGTCATGGAGTATATCGGCTCTGATGAATTCAACCCGCAAACTCAGTGTGGCACATTATGCCTTCAGCATTTAGTGAACACTTATCTTTACGATTTAAAAGAAAACAATGGCCCTCTTTTAGAAAGTTCTGCACAGCCTCCTCAGCACATTAATTTCATTTAA
- a CDS encoding DegT/DnrJ/EryC1/StrS family aminotransferase, protein MIEFLNLKNATSPLRQELIEACTRVIDSGRFISGNELKSFEEAFAAFCGTKYAVGVGNGLDALTLVLRAWKEQGKLHSDDEVIIPANTYIASMLAITENNLVIKIVEPNPETFNISPLEIKKAITKKTKAIIPVHLYGQLAPMTEIMAIAKEYQLLVLEDAAQSHGSALAGKMAGGFGDAAAFSFYPSKNLGALGDAGAVTTNDQSLYELLLSLRNYGSREKYQHDYQGVNSRLDEIQAAILQVKMKYFKEDLEARRKAAMFYLSRIKNPKIQLPVYTDHESHSWHLFVIRSNERDALKKYLEDNGIETQIHYPKAAHEQKAYHGYDLGTFPVAEKLQSEILSLPLSSYISGEDLQKICNVLNRF, encoded by the coding sequence ATGATCGAATTTTTAAATCTTAAAAACGCAACTTCTCCTTTAAGGCAAGAGCTTATCGAGGCCTGTACTCGTGTCATTGATTCAGGACGATTTATCTCTGGAAATGAGCTGAAGTCTTTTGAAGAGGCTTTTGCAGCATTTTGTGGGACAAAGTACGCGGTTGGTGTGGGCAATGGTCTGGATGCTTTAACTTTGGTCTTAAGGGCATGGAAAGAGCAGGGAAAACTTCATTCTGATGATGAAGTTATTATTCCGGCCAATACTTATATTGCATCGATGTTGGCAATCACTGAAAATAATCTCGTTATTAAAATTGTCGAACCAAATCCAGAAACATTTAATATTTCTCCTCTGGAAATAAAAAAGGCCATCACTAAAAAAACGAAAGCGATTATTCCTGTGCATCTCTACGGGCAACTTGCACCGATGACAGAGATTATGGCGATCGCCAAAGAGTATCAGCTTTTAGTGCTTGAAGACGCAGCCCAGTCTCATGGCTCGGCCTTGGCAGGGAAAATGGCCGGAGGATTTGGAGACGCGGCAGCTTTTAGCTTTTATCCTAGTAAAAACCTGGGAGCTCTAGGGGATGCTGGGGCCGTTACAACTAATGATCAAAGTCTTTATGAGCTTCTTTTATCTCTTCGGAACTATGGTTCAAGAGAAAAGTATCAGCATGATTACCAAGGGGTAAATAGTAGACTGGATGAGATTCAGGCAGCGATTCTTCAGGTGAAAATGAAATATTTCAAAGAAGACCTGGAGGCGAGAAGAAAAGCGGCCATGTTTTATCTTTCCCGGATCAAGAACCCCAAGATTCAACTTCCAGTCTATACCGATCATGAAAGCCATTCATGGCATTTATTTGTTATTCGTTCAAATGAGCGAGATGCTTTAAAAAAGTATTTAGAAGACAATGGCATTGAAACTCAAATTCATTACCCAAAAGCGGCCCATGAGCAAAAAGCTTATCATGGATATGATTTAGGAACATTTCCGGTCGCGGAAAAGTTACAGTCTGAAATCTTAAGTCTTCCTCTGAGTTCTTATATCAGTGGAGAAGACCTTCAAAAAATTTGCAATGTTCTTAATCGTTTTTAA